A single window of Hyla sarda isolate aHylSar1 chromosome 2, aHylSar1.hap1, whole genome shotgun sequence DNA harbors:
- the LOC130357590 gene encoding uncharacterized protein LOC130357590 produces MELKGLGFVPLLLAFWCAAWLATSYIMTVVLGHAASPLMSISDVGNVFPESILFRIGFIGTSIGTLVLTFLIYKYMVMHTEEFRGHQVLIQRILLAIVWASCFSTAVMHVLSPEEYPRIHFVSTIISITCEALYYLGQSIQMYKLPGAKKVIHHSRCTCCGLTFVCVVFYFGYETLKELFHNDEDWDEIREIPIIIIEWVMLLLILINIVTYYSTMQRLLLTVSRNSCTLSLRVKIDDFGV; encoded by the exons atggagctaaaaggactggggttcgtccccctcctgttggcgttttggtgtgcggcctggcttgccaccagctacatcatgacggtcgtcctcggccatgcagcctcgccactgatgagcatcag tgacgtgggaaatgtctttcccgaaagcatattattcagaattggattcatagggacgtccattggcactttggtactaacctttcttatttataagtatatggttatgcatactgaagagttcaggggtcatcaggtcctgatccagaggatcctgctggccattgtgtgggcctcctgtttttccacagctgttatgcatgtattgtcccccgaagaatatcccaggatacactttgtcagcacgataatttccattacatgtgaagccttatactaccttgggcagtccatccagatgtataaattaccaggagcaaaaaaagtcatccaccatagtagatgcacctgctgtggcctgacttttgtctgtgtagttttctattttggatatgaaacattaaaggaattattccataatgatgaagactgggacgagatccgtgaaatccccatcataatcatcgagtgggtgatgcttctactgatcctgataaacatcgtgacctattattccaccatgcagaggttattgttgaccgtctccagaaacagctgcacactctctcttagagtaaaaattgatgacttcggggtgtag